A region from the Methanobacterium sp. genome encodes:
- a CDS encoding TCP-1/cpn60 chaperonin family protein, which yields VDLRAAHEKSLYMGLNVFNGGVADMYHEGVVEPQRVKKQAIQSAAEATEMLLRIDDMIASKGISGGDMEGMEGMPGGMPPMM from the coding sequence CGTCGATTTAAGAGCAGCCCACGAAAAATCTCTTTACATGGGATTAAATGTATTTAATGGTGGAGTGGCCGATATGTATCACGAGGGTGTCGTTGAACCGCAAAGAGTCAAAAAACAGGCAATTCAATCTGCAGCAGAAGCTACAGAGATGCTCCTTCGTATCGATGATATGATCGCTTCAAAAGGTATAAGCGGCGGTGATATGGAAGGAATGGAAGGCATGCCTGGTGGAATGCCTCCAATGATGTAA